Proteins from a single region of Chromobacterium sp. ATCC 53434:
- a CDS encoding barstar family protein, protein MPLSQCELHAIASLEQLFDQLSRQLPLPPHFGRNLDALYDCLANEVPGPLRLVWHDAAAAERALGADVYATVLDILQTVADERDDVALDIRR, encoded by the coding sequence ATGCCGCTAAGCCAATGCGAGCTGCACGCCATCGCCAGCCTGGAACAATTGTTCGACCAGTTGAGCCGACAGCTGCCGCTGCCGCCCCACTTCGGTCGAAATCTGGACGCGCTGTACGACTGCCTGGCCAATGAGGTGCCGGGTCCGCTGCGGCTGGTCTGGCACGACGCCGCGGCGGCGGAACGGGCGCTGGGCGCCGACGTCTACGCGACGGTGCTGGACATTCTGCAGACGGTGGCCGACGAGCGCGACGACGTCGCGCTGGACATCCGTCGTTAA
- a CDS encoding ribonuclease domain-containing protein produces MKTRLLWTLLAALSLPAHAAPSCRAAAEQVNQQTGRKLDAAELADALQSLNRDGRLPDKFVTKRQAQAAGWKPGRSLWSVPQLHGKAMGGDRFGNYERHLPAGQWQEADLNYKGGKRGASRLVFSRQGQRFVSVDHYNRFVEVAPCR; encoded by the coding sequence ATGAAAACAAGACTGTTATGGACGCTGCTGGCCGCGCTGAGCCTGCCGGCCCACGCCGCCCCCTCCTGCCGGGCCGCCGCCGAGCAGGTCAATCAGCAGACCGGGCGCAAGCTCGATGCCGCCGAATTGGCCGACGCGCTGCAAAGCCTGAACCGCGATGGCCGCCTGCCGGACAAATTCGTCACCAAGCGCCAGGCGCAGGCCGCGGGCTGGAAGCCGGGCCGCAGCCTGTGGAGCGTGCCCCAGTTGCACGGCAAGGCGATGGGCGGCGACCGCTTCGGCAATTACGAGAGGCACCTGCCCGCCGGCCAATGGCAGGAAGCCGACCTCAACTACAAGGGCGGCAAACGCGGCGCCAGCCGGCTGGTATTCAGCCGCCAGGGGCAGCGCTTCGTCAGCGTCGATCACTACAACCGCTTCGTCGAGGTGGCGCCATGCCGCTAA